The Trichosurus vulpecula isolate mTriVul1 chromosome 9, mTriVul1.pri, whole genome shotgun sequence region CACTGTTAAAGTTTTGTTTTAATGTGTCAGAGTGAATTTTCTTCCCTACAAACCCCATTTCTCTCTAACTTCTACTTGTCTATcaaatttcattgaatatttttaaaaacaacaaaagatatGCCCAACTGAAAGCTTATATTGCATGTGCTATTTTGTTTGCAGAACATGGATTATAGCACAAATCATACTCAAGTTTTATCTAGATGACTCTTAGATAATATTAAATTAGATAAATTGAATCAAAAGCTGTTGCTTCTTTCAAAAGTTACCATGGGGAAAGAACTGTAAGTGGGCTAGTGGCTCCTCATAACAGGCTATAGTATCCCTAGTGGCCACGTTGAAACACacatatcatttttttccttttggagttggTATACTTTACATAGTCATTTATGCCCTGGGATGAGTAACAGTAGACCTCACTCTTCTTGAAGTTTAGGTGGAGAACTGAGATGTTTATCTTCATAAAATGGAAACCCAATAAATAATACCATTTCAATGAGAACCTAAGTTATCCTGGGCCGTAAAGCACAGTAGAATGAGTAGCATCTAAATTGCCTCATTTTGTAATGAAGATTTCTTCTcactattttgttgtttttaaagtgttatttttttatgtaatacaggtatgtataaacacatacatagatTAATGTTTCGAAGATTTTGATGTCATTATTTCATGTGACCTTTGCAGCTCCTGTTCCTGTAGCTGAAGTGAATCCTTTTAAACCTTGTTCTGAGAATTCCCCAGTTTTACTTACTGAAGGTAAGGGGAAAAGGTTCCTCATGGTATCTggcttttaaaaaagagagtgaTAGGTATATTTTGAAAGTTATACTGGTTTGTACTACTTACTGGAAAGGATGGAATAATCTTAGAATTTtttatttgggcatagttctggaGCTTATAGTAAGATTGTCATACCCTGGTGAGAAGTAAGATGTTTGATTTGAATGACTTAATCTGATCTTGCTGAATATAGTTAAAATTTCCAATATGTAGGTAGCCTGTTTAGGAATTCAACAAAAATGGTGATTGAGTCTTTTCTATGATCATAAACTTGCTAAAACGTGAAGCAAACAAATGAAGATGCTGGttgagaattcttaaaggtgcTGAGGAGGGTTCCTAGTAAAGCATGAAAAAATTTCTTTGCTCTCAgcctttcaaaaagaaaatatccaaGCCCTCAGATGCTAGTGTTTGATGTCATTCAATAAGACTCCAAACATAAGCTTCATctctagagaaaagaaatatgacaAATGAATTCTGAGCTTTGAAATGTTTCAGTGTGCACATCAAGTGTGTGgacttttgaaaaataaagactGAATTGAAATATTAATGTTAATTTAGCTCATCCCTTGAATACATTGCCCAACAATGTGGGGAAAGTATTTTATCAGAGTAGGGTGAGAATTTGCTATGTGAAAAACATGTTGACATAGTTGTCTTATAGAGATTGACATAAACGATTTATTAGCTCTTTTTCACTAgtagaaaattaattaaaattatgtttgttttttaactttcgTGGTTTATACAGTACCTTCAGAACCAGTTGTAGTTGTAGAACAAAAAGTATATTTGCCAGAAACCTCAGTCCCTGCAGAAGATAAAGCTTTACAGAAACTGGAAGAGATTAAAGCCCTGATAGCTTCTCCTGCGATTATAGGTAAGCAGAAACAGAAtccatttatttaatataaatttagtAAAGCCATACTGTGTTTAAGGTATGATGTAGGTACTAGGGGTAGAAAGAGATATCCAAAGTGCACCCTGGTTTTatagagcttataatctaatagaagAGGCGAATGATTCGACTATGAAAGTGTGGGGAGAGAGTGTTATAAATGAAGGAGATAGGTCCCGGCAAAGTGCTGTGCATTATAAGAGAACAGAGTtatcattttttgtgtttttggaaGGGTAGGGGGGTAGAAAAGGCCTAAAGTAGGCCTTGAAATAAATCATAGATCTTAGAAGATGCTAACTGGACCATTGGCGATGGGAAAGAGACCATTCTGTGTAGGGCATGCGGTGGGACATGAGCAAAGACATGAAATTTTTGAAGGGTTGGGTCAtggggactggacttgtgatttcattggtacaggtaACTCCCAAATCAGATTACCTCCTctctaatatcttttttttttttttttgataaaaattCACCCAAACCAATGAAAACCAGAATCCCGGTTACAatcatctgtttcattttttagaattttgttgTGAAACTTAGAATGAATCAATTTGGTATGACTTCTGGGGGACAACTAGCTCTAATTTGTCAAGTAATTAAGGACATTTTCAAATTTGTATGATAGTTCATTACTTTTGAAGGGATTAATCTTGCAATGAATCctgtaaataagcatttattaagcttcttcGGTGTTCCAGGTAATGGggtaagtactggggatacaaaacaaaagtgaaactcACTGCCTTCACAGAGTTTATTGGAGGAGACAATTGTATATACAAAATGAGTACCAAGTTGTTTTGGTGAAGAAAGCATTAGGAACTaggaggattgagaaaggctttaaATCTACAGGCTACATTGTAAAAGGTtgcattttgaaggaaacaattcaaagagagagaaatgatgacgGACCTCAGGTAGTCTGGTGTCTGCTCATTTTTGCAACTAGTGATGCTTCCGTTATTATGAAAACTgaaatcttccatttttttcctacctCCCTGTTCTAGCGGGAACACTAAATACAACACCAGTAATCCAAACTAAAGCATCCCCACTAGAAGAAACCATTCCTTCCGTTGGTTTCACTGAATTAGAAAAGCCGAAGGGAGAGATGGAGCATTGCCATGTTTCACCTTCAGAACCTCCTCTGGAGCCTACAGGTAGTACTGATTTCTATTTGGGCCAGCTTCCCCAGAGTATTTTACACTATTTCTTACAGATCTAGCATCATCTTTGAATGGTGGCTTTGAATAATGTGATTTTCAGGACAACATTTTCTAgtacaatttttaaacttttattaggCCTGTGACTTGACTTTTGTCTCTTTAATTTCTCAAACcattttcttgtctttaaaaaagtttaatgCTCTCTTTGCTGTATGTTCCTTTTTACCTTTCAAGCTAGGCCTCTCCTCTgggtatttgttttcttttattagagACAGTGTACCACATAGTATACCACCTTTCCAAATTAGTAAAGTAAGTTGTTgccaaataaaaaaatttaaccttttccttctccattccaGAAATTGAACCTTGAACTTCTTGTTACATATGTTCTGAGAGAAATTTGTGTCAGTCCTGAGTTgattaaagattaatttattatGTAAGActtttaaagtaaaatacatgAAAACTTGCATTCTCTaacactccccccctcccctgcctagTACACTAAATAGTGCTCACATACACTATTTTTTCTgtgctttattttattcttacagTTGTGTGCAGCGGtattccatcttctttttttcctttttctctgcccCTCCAAGAGAGCATTTAGACTTAATCATAATTCCAAAGTTAAGTTCATCAGCTTTGTTTAGCTTGGAAGTATAGATATTTTGGCTTCATAGTAgaagaaagtggggaaaaaaaagttgagtTATGATGTCCTTTTAAAGTGTGGTAAAATTACTCAGTTCTTAAGATTATTCGTTAATGGAGCTGAAGAAGTGAAGGTTGTACTTAATTATTGTTATGGGGGTATAAACTTTTGAAAAACTTGGGAAAACATTTTTGTAAGGAAATTACTAAATGGGTTCTTGAAAATGGATATTATATGATTTAAGATTGTTATATTATGATTTAAGATTATAATCAAGATTAATcatgattaataaatgatttaaGAAAAATGGTACAAACAGTTGTTTTTGAATTTTAGCAAACTTCATGTATTTCAGGTGCCCCCACTGCACAAGCAAAACAAGCTTACAAACCCAGTGACCGAAGGTTTGGTACGCCCAAGCCTGTATCTTTTATTGATGTGCCCACTGAGCAGGTGGGAAGCTATTCTCAGCAGAAGATTCCTGATCAAAGACTGGACCCCTTATTTTGGTCAGAATCAGGATGGACTGGTTCCTCCCCCAGATCCAGATTTCCCCATAGGAGGACACCCCATACTGATTTCCTGGAATCTCGAAGGGACCTTGGAAGGGAGACATGGGATATAGAATGCACACCAGCAacactgaagaaaaagaagaaaaaatctaaGCAAAAGAAATATCTTCAACCCCCAGTTGGGCAACCTTGGGATGAAAACACCGAGGTATCCAAAGCTCATCTTACAGGATCTGACTCATCAAAGCCAGGTGTTACATCAGGGCAGTCTACTGCCATGACTAAGGAATACAGGCCTGTGTCTAAAGAGTACTCTAGAAAAGGAACCATGGCTCGCCCAAAAGAAACCAAACTGGTGGCTGCATCCTCTGCCTTAGAGAGCTCGAGTATCTCACTGAGTCCTACCCAGGAAGCCATTAAAGGTGAAAGCCATCCTCAGATTGTGGGGggtacaaaggaagaaaggagcacCACTAAAGTAAAAGAGGTCCAAGATGTTGGCTTGTCATCACAGAGCAAAAGCCCAATGAACAAGGAGGCTCTGCCACAGCCAAGTACAGGTGAAGATCCTGCTTTGGATAAAGTGCATACAATGGGAATGGTGGATTTGAAACCACCATGTCCAAACAAACAAGTAGAAGCTCCTTTTGAGGCCAAACCTGAAGAAGGAGGCTTTACTGCTAACATGAATCAGGAAGCTAAGGATGTAGTTTCAAAACCTATAACACCCCAAGAGCAGATTGAATTGGCAGCAGTAGAGGCAAGTGTTTTGGCCGATGGTAGAAAGGTGAGAGCTGGTGAAAGCAAAGCAGCTGACCAGTGTGCACCGACGTCACCCAGTCTTTTAAAGAATAAGGTGGAACCGAATGTAACCAAAACACCTGAACACAACATTTTTCCTGAGCAAAGCCAGGAGGTGGGAAATCTTGCTTCTGAGCAGCCATGGTACTGTGTGGCAGGTTCTATCCCTCATAAAGGGCTGGAACGACCTGAGAAAATTGGTGATagtaaagggagaaaaatgagagagagtggAGAATGGCCAGTCATTCTGGAGGCACAGAAGGATGGTGTAAATCTTGGGGCAAGTGGAAAAATACCCCAAACGAAAGGGATGAATGTCCACAATGAGCATAAAGGGGTAGAATCTATGTCTTCCAGTCAAGTTTTAGAGACAATGTCTAGTCTTATTAAGACTGTGACAGAGGAACCCAAAGAGAAAGTTGACTCAGTTGTGGATGTTGAAAGTACTTCAAAAGTAGTAAGTCCTTTGGATGATAAGATAGACACAGGTCGTACTGTTGCAGCTGTTGTAGAAAAACATATGGCTGAAAGTCTAGAAAAGGGTAttagtgagcagaacaaggagggaGTGTCTCCTGTTTCTGAATGTCTCTTGGCAAGTCCCCCTGAGCCCAGTGCAGCTGTCCGAGTTACTGAGAAGCCTAAAAAGAGGGGCAGtgatgggaaaaacaaaaagttaaaaaaaagttatcctGGACAGCCTGCTTTGTTGGAGAGCAAAATAGATGCACATGTTCTGCCCATTGCCGACATGAATGGAAATCAGGACAAACCAGttgatttctctgataaaaataaAGAGTTCATACTCCTTCCCTCCAAAATTTCTGATCCTTTGCTTTTAGGAGTTTCTGACAAATCTGGAAAGCAGTCAGTTGGTGAAAAAGATAAAGTCACCGAAGCTAGTTCTTCTGAGCCCCGGGCATTTGTTGAGAACACAAAGCATACTGCTAAGAACTCTGCTTCCACTTTTTTGGATGCTAATAGAACAAATGTTAGTTGTGATGAACAAACCCTTCCTCTGGGACCTCCCCCTTCAGGGCAGCGTGtggagggtaaaatggaaatgactGTGGGTCAAGTGGTAGTGGCTGACAAACCAAAGAAAAGGggtattgatgggaaaagtaaaaaggataaaaataccCACCCTTTTGTAGAGAGTAAACCAGGTAAAATTGGAGTACAGATTCCTGTGGAAACCAAAGCAGAATTTAAAGTTGAGGGAATGAGCTGTGTGGATGAAAACAGAAATATTACATATTGCTGTTCAGAACTGCCAAGTATTTGGTCCCTTTTGTCTGAATCAGAGGTTTGTGGTAAACCACATTCCCTAGTTTTCTCAGATGCACAGAAGAGTGGCTCTTTCCCAGATACCTTAGCAGAAAGTGGGAAAGAGACCTCCAAGGCAGAGGCTTCCAAATTACTATCAGTAAATGACCCCAGAGAAGACATACTTGTGGGTGAGGACAGAGCAGGTAGCCTAGGGACAGGTCCCCCGGTTGATTATCTTCCCAGCACAGCAGTCGTTCCTTGTGTTAGAGTagccacagaaacagagagacaccaAGGGAATCACAGtgttaggaaaaaaggaaaattcagctTAGCTGGGCATATTGGCCCATCACAAAATGAAGCATGGATGGATGAAAGACAGGTAACAATAGAAAGTGATGAGAAagtcaaagaaaacaattttcaGGGTTCTGTGGAAGCTAATACCACTGAGCAGCCCCAGGAGAAGAAGACAGAGCCAGTAAAGGAACAGGTTCATCTGCACATGCAAGTAGAAGATGCAGGTCTCAGGTTGGAGGACAAAGACACCAACAAAaagaatgcagatggaagcattttCCAAGTGCTCATagagaatgagatggagaaagggaaagcCCTAGTTACAGATGAAGTCTTGCCAGGcaataaaagtgaaaaattgGACTTTCTTGAGGACAAGACTAGTCAAGGATTAGATTCCAAGGACCCAGGAAGTTCAGCTGGCAAGGTGGACATAACTATTCTGCCTGTTGAAcaggaaaaaacccaaatggaaaaacTCAGTCCTGGCTGTAAAAATATAGACCAAGAAGGTAGCCTCTTAGAACCCTCAGACTTCTCAGCAGATCTATCAGATGCTAGGGAAGAAGCTATTCCATTGGAAGTTGTTGTAGATAAATTGTCACCAACTGTTATAAAGAGTACTCAATCCCCAAAGCCTAAAGATACAGTCTTAGAAGCACCTCAGAAGTTGACAGAAAAATCTGGGCAGCGTGCactgggagagggaaaggcagaagtgagaagCAAAGTAGCAGAACCATTGAAAGGCTACATGAGGCCTACCAAATCGAGGGGACTCACTCCCCCGTTGCTGAGACCTGCTGTTCCCGATCGAGAGAAACCTAAGCTTCAGAAGGCTCATGGTATGAACCAGCTAAAGCTGGGGAATGGTGTGTGCTTGTGGTTTGAAGCATCATCAGCACTAGCTTGTGTGTTAATTCTGTATTGATTCCAGCTGACTTTATGCATCGTTGGTGTGTTGGCATGAAAATGATAACCATATAATGCTTTATGCCCCTAGCAAACATGGCATGACTTGTAGATGTGAAGAGCTAGATGTTTGATTGGTTTGCCTTCTGACACAATTCTGAATGTCAGTTTTTGTATAGATGGCTTCAAAAATCTACCACTGTATGTGTCAATCTGTCACCAGTCAGTtctcaggtttttaaaaaaatcatattgtaTCTTCATATTTTATCATACATTATCATAATTATACCTAATAATTAGTAAATAAATCACTAATAGATCTATGGATTTACAGGGAATTAAAACCATTTCTTTTCAGCAATATATATGACAATTTCTGTCAGTGCATGTGCATTGCCTATTCCAATTGAGGCCCAAATTAATTTTGGATTAgaatgaaagtattttttttgtcCCTCCATTGTTAAGATAATAGGGGATACATTTGTATAATATATACCTATTTAGATAATAGGGTAtgtatttagatttttttccaatAGACAGAAAAGGGTTTAGAAACAATTGGCTTTAGGCTCTCATCAGGTCCCTATTTTTCACCCATAGTCTTAGGCATAATCAACATTcattgactatgtgccaggcaccgcgTTAAgttctgggaacacaaagaaaggcaaaagacaattcctgcccttgtGAAGCTAATTTACAGAGTTCATTTATAGATTGTCTAGTCAGGGATGGTTATACGTTCAGTAGCCGATTGGGGGGATgggtgagatagagagagacattAGCATTTGAACTTGTGATCACTGACTCTGTACTCTAACCAGTCCAGTTGTTCATTTTGTTATGATTTAGAATAAATCGTGTTGTCTTGCCCCTCAGGAATAGGACATGTAGTCAGGTTGTATTCCTGAGCCTAGCTTTCCAAAGTATCACGTTGGTTGATGGTTTTCCCCCTTGCTGTGAATAagtgttttcttctccagtacaTATAGAGTCATTTTGCCTTGTGAAGCAGCAGTCTTCATTAGCAGTAAACTTTAGATGTTTTTAACATTGTGATCAGGTTTTTGGAAAGGCTTTGTTGTTTGAATGAATATTGTGACACAAATCTGTTCTGTTTTAGTGGAAGGCTTGTGTTGTGAATGAGATCATGCCCAGGAATGGAATATTCCATTACTGCAAAGACAGCATAGAAGACAAGAGGATACCAAAGGCAGGTGTTTGTAGAAGAGTGTGGCCATCGgctagcagcttttttttttatctttcatttgTAAACTTCCACAGCATCGAGACAGTCCAAGAACTTGCACAGAGCCATGCACTCAGCCATTTTGGGAATATCACATTATATACATGTAATTAGTATGTACCAGGATTTCCATAGTTAACTTCTCTCAAATGGTCATTTAGCAAGGCCAGGTTCTCTGGTTGGGGCAGGTATACAAGGTGCCACGTTTGTGAAAGCAttgctctcttttcctccttattCCCTTCCATTAAGCTCAGCAGTGAAGCCAGGCCCCTCAGTATTCTTGACTGTCAGGAGCTGGATGAAAAGATAGTCCTTTCCATTTCAACCAGTTTTTCCGCAGATAGGTATCAAGTTCCCAGTATTTACAAAATGTGGGTAAAGTATAGTAGAGATCATTTAGGTGAAGATCAGTGGAGGCAAAAACAGAAGCGAAAtccttttttacttattttgtttgaGACTTGGTCTCCTTTTCTTGCCAGTTTCCTAAGTTCAGTGGGCACTCATGGGGCTGATGCTGGTACTGATGGGCACAGTAGCTTTTATCTTCTCTGTTTTTCCAACCTGGTCCAGTTTACCCCTTCTCAGGTGGCTGGTGGCTGTCCATTCCTACAGGTTCATTCCTTATGTTGGTCGTGGTCTTTGTGTGGACACCTGTTCTGCCTTTGCTCTGCTGCTATTAGAACTCTTGAACTGAAGTGATTACCAGCCACAGCCTCATAAGCAGCAGGTCTGACAGGCATGACCCACCATTCCTGAAATGACAGTCTACAGACTCCTGGACACTCCTGGACAAAATGAATTAATAGATAACGAATTTGAGGAACAGATCAAGAGTCTAAACAGAGAAACAACATAAATTTGTAAGGGGGAATTTCACTTACCAGACATCTGCTTGAGGTTCTTTATGCCCAAAATAGAGCAACTAAAATTTCTTCAGTTTACTTTAATGAT contains the following coding sequences:
- the MAP4 gene encoding microtubule-associated protein 4 isoform X2, whose amino-acid sequence is MAHFDNSLSLEDALTETPPEIEEEIKRDFMSTLEAEAYDDVVGETVSKTDYIPLLDDDGKTGNPESKSKPHLDGDQVECTTPRKPTVLANGDHELEENDATDPYQMYQGQILSDLLFASPGMVNSSPFAEHVDPSKDSIADVPSYDSYVSRTETGSGGWPMEAQPPSDPSPFVFLEESDPQPLQPTAEPIKEVEMEMAPSMKAPSMKEAAMTLEPSVEVEKAPATEIAPAQEVKSEPAVEVALVKEEVEDEPAMEVVSVKMLEDEPVVEVASVKEVEYEPTLEVAPDRDTQAEQAIDVTPTQQTQEVPSVDMELAKETKVIPVKEAQEAPAVEVVKMPAVEVEPTKEDQQAPAMELTLTKEIDTVMTPTKDVKVEKTSDLQRLASPQAEGSLAFVASPGSPKIPGMDSLQPLQEQKLQEVVSPNTEPRTDFRVADMDHLEQAAPVPVAEVNPFKPCSENSPVLLTEVPSEPVVVVEQKVYLPETSVPAEDKALQKLEEIKALIASPAIIAGTLNTTPVIQTKASPLEETIPSVGFTELEKPKGEMEHCHVSPSEPPLEPTGAPTAQAKQAYKPSDRRFGTPKPVSFIDVPTEQVGSYSQQKIPDQRLDPLFWSESGWTGSSPRSRFPHRRTPHTDFLESRRDLGRETWDIECTPATLKKKKKKSKQKKYLQPPVGQPWDENTEVSKAHLTGSDSSKPGVTSGQSTAMTKEYRPVSKEYSRKGTMARPKETKLVAASSALESSSISLSPTQEAIKGESHPQIVGGTKEERSTTKVKEVQDVGLSSQSKSPMNKEALPQPSTGEDPALDKVHTMGMVDLKPPCPNKQVEAPFEAKPEEGGFTANMNQEAKDVVSKPITPQEQIELAAVEASVLADGRKVRAGESKAADQCAPTSPSLLKNKVEPNVTKTPEHNIFPEQSQEVGNLASEQPWYCVAGSIPHKGLERPEKIGDSKGRKMRESGEWPVILEAQKDGVNLGASGKIPQTKGMNVHNEHKGVESMSSSQVLETMSSLIKTVTEEPKEKVDSVVDVESTSKVVSPLDDKIDTGRTVAAVVEKHMAESLEKGISEQNKEGVSPVSECLLASPPEPSAAVRVTEKPKKRGSDGKNKKLKKSYPGQPALLESKIDAHVLPIADMNGNQDKPVDFSDKNKEFILLPSKISDPLLLGVSDKSGKQSVGEKDKVTEASSSEPRAFVENTKHTAKNSASTFLDANRTNVSCDEQTLPLGPPPSGQRVEGKMEMTVGQVVVADKPKKRGIDGKSKKDKNTHPFVESKPGKIGVQIPVETKAEFKVEGMSCVDENRNITYCCSELPSIWSLLSESEVCGKPHSLVFSDAQKSGSFPDTLAESGKETSKAEASKLLSVNDPREDILVGEDRAGSLGTGPPVDYLPSTAVVPCVRVATETERHQGNHSVRKKGKFSLAGHIGPSQNEAWMDERQVTIESDEKVKENNFQGSVEANTTEQPQEKKTEPVKEQVHLHMQVEDAGLRLEDKDTNKKNADGSIFQVLIENEMEKGKALVTDEVLPGNKSEKLDFLEDKTSQGLDSKDPGSSAGKVDITILPVEQEKTQMEKLSPGCKNIDQEGSLLEPSDFSADLSDAREEAIPLEVVVDKLSPTVIKSTQSPKPKDTVLEAPQKLTEKSGQRALGEGKAEVRSKVAEPLKGYMRPTKSRGLTPPLLRPAVPDREKPKLQKAHAKPDEVQPSANLNGNDITAPPNKELPPSPEKKKPSTTTPPAKTATPKTKSVPTPTPKRPVSTTPGGPSKKPMSPAPGLAPAAPPKRPAAATAAARSTSLISRDGKPKAVDAKSPEKRTSLSKSPATTTKTASKSTPTTPRVTVAVSPMATGPASRSTSTSPPKKPSSLRSESKPTDIKKTTTKSSLADLSRPKSAPTITQKITSTTSSGGPPLPGAASSRVKPKSVPLRPPTTSSVDTKKPGVPKVAPTKPNSAAPRPSRPVTSVSVPDLKNVRSKIGSTDNIKHQPGGGRAKVEKKTEAIGTARKPEPSAVTKTTTTYKAAETKESAQKQPNGKVQIVSKKVNYSHVQSKCGSKDNIKHVPGGGNVQIQNKKVDISKVASKCGSKANIKHKPGGGDIKIENQKLNFKEKAQAKVGSLDNVGHLPAGGTVKTEGSGEVAPLCLAPPSGEPPEAQAGPNTQANGVGHLTPSLGGDQRETQTFDTQIQETN
- the MAP4 gene encoding microtubule-associated protein 4 isoform X5 is translated as MAHFDNSLSLEDALTETPPEIEEEIKRDFMSTLEAEAYDDVVGETVSKTDYIPLLDDDGKTGNPESKSKPHLDGDQVECTTPRKPTVLANGDHELEENDATDPYQMYQGQILSDLLFASPGMVNSSPFAEHVDPSKDSIADVPSYDSYVSRTETGSGGWPMEAQPPSDPSPFVFLEESDPQPLQPTAEPIKEVEMEMAPSMKAPSMKEAAMTLEPSVEVEKAPATEIAPAQEVKSEPAVEVALVKEEVEDEPAMEVVSVKMLEDEPVVEVASVKEVEYEPTLEVAPDRDTQAEQAIDVTPTQQTQEVPSVDMELAKETKVIPVKEAQEAPAVEVVKMPAVEVEPTKEDQQAPAMELTLTKEIDTVMTPTKDVKVEKTSDLQRLASPQAEGSLAFVASPGSPKIPGMDSLQPLQEQKLQEVVSPNTEPRTDFRVADMDHLEQAAPVPVAEVNPFKPCSENSPVLLTEVPSEPVVVVEQKVYLPETSVPAEDKALQKLEEIKALIASPAIIAGTLNTTPVIQTKASPLEETIPSVGFTELEKPKGEMEHCHVSPSEPPLEPTGAPTAQAKQAYKPSDRRFGTPKPVSFIDVPTEQVGSYSQQKIPDQRLDPLFWSESGWTGSSPRSRFPHRRTPHTDFLESRRDLGRETWDIECTPATLKKKKKKSKQKKYLQPPVGQPWDENTEVSKAHLTGSDSSKPGVTSGQSTAMTKEYRPVSKEYSRKGTMARPKETKLVAASSALESSSISLSPTQEAIKGESHPQIVGGTKEERSTTKVKEVQDVGLSSQSKSPMNKEALPQPSTGEDPALDKVHTMGMVDLKPPCPNKQVEAPFEAKPEEGGFTANMNQEAKDVVSKPITPQEQIELAAVEASVLADGRKVRAGESKAADQCAPTSPSLLKNKVEPNVTKTPEHNIFPEQSQEVGNLASEQPWYCVAGSIPHKGLERPEKIGDSKGRKMRESGEWPVILEAQKDGVNLGASGKIPQTKGMNVHNEHKGVESMSSSQVLETMSSLIKTVTEEPKEKVDSVVDVESTSKVVSPLDDKIDTGRTVAAVVEKHMAESLEKGISEQNKEGVSPVSECLLASPPEPSAAVRVTEKPKKRGSDGKNKKLKKSYPGQPALLESKIDAHVLPIADMNGNQDKPVDFSDKNKEFILLPSKISDPLLLGVSDKSGKQSVGEKDKVTEASSSEPRAFVENTKHTAKNSASTFLDANRTNVSCDEQTLPLGPPPSGQRVEGKMEMTVGQVVVADKPKKRGIDGKSKKDKNTHPFVESKPGKIGVQIPVETKAEFKVEGMSCVDENRNITYCCSELPSIWSLLSESEVCGKPHSLVFSDAQKSGSFPDTLAESGKETSKAEASKLLSVNDPREDILVGEDRAGSLGTGPPVDYLPSTAVVPCVRVATETERHQGNHSVRKKGKFSLAGHIGPSQNEAWMDERQVTIESDEKVKENNFQGSVEANTTEQPQEKKTEPVKEQVHLHMQVEDAGLRLEDKDTNKKNADGSIFQVLIENEMEKGKALVTDEVLPGNKSEKLDFLEDKTSQGLDSKDPGSSAGKVDITILPVEQEKTQMEKLSPGCKNIDQEGSLLEPSDFSADLSDAREEAIPLEVVVDKLSPTVIKSTQSPKPKDTVLEAPQKLTEKSGQRALGEGKAEVRSKVAEPLKGYMRPTKSRGLTPPLLRPAVPDREKPKLQKAHAKPDEVQPSANLNGNDITAPPNKELPPSPEKKKPSTTTPPAKTATPKTKSVPTPTPKRPVSTTPGGPSKKPMSPAPGLAPAAPPKRPAAATAAARSTSLISRDGKPKAVDAKSPEKRTSLSKSPATTTKTASKSTPTTPRVTVAVSPMATGPASRSTSTSPPKKPSSLRSESKPTDIKKTTTKSSLADLSRPKSAPTITQKITSTTSSGGPPLPGAASSRVKPKSVPLRPPTTSSVDTKKPGVPKVAPTKPNSAAPRPSRPVTSVSVPDLKNVRSKIGSTDNIKHQPGGGRVQIVSKKVNYSHVQSKCGSKDNIKHVPGGGNVQIQNKKVDISKVASKCGSKANIKHKPGGGDIKIENQKLNFKEKAQAKVGSLDNVGHLPAGGTVKTEGSGEVAPLCLAPPSGEPPEAQAGPNTQANGVGHLTPSLGGDQRETQTFDTQIQETN